The stretch of DNA CTTTTGATTGCATGAAGTAGAAACATAGGAACAGTAAAACCGTATAGTAGGATTGAGATGGCATGTCCTATGAATTCTTACATGATTTCAAAACATAGGAATtataagggcctctttgattcacatGTGCACATAAGGATTACACATCCATTGATCATGAAGAGGCTGGCGCGACCTCAAATCTTAAAGATGCGACCGATCAAGATGAATGGGTCGACTAGGGGGGACCGGCATGATGGACAACCCAAAAGGCAACATAGGCCTAGGCATCGAAACAAGCTCGAGACCAATAGGATTGTCATCAATTTAGTGTGCGAGCCATCCGGTCTACCTGTTAGTCCCAAGAGGGCCAAACAAGGCTATAGTAATGCGCTAGGCTACATCCTATACGAAACTGTGAGCATTAATGAAACTAATCTTAAGTCAAAAAATAATGAGCCACCAGCAAGCACTCCTCATGTGAAGATGCACACTCGATATATGTTCTCGAATGAGTCCGTATAGGAGATCACTTCAGTAAATAACATAGCCATCTCCATGTTTCCACTCTTTTGAATGGTTGGAAATCCAAGGCCAAAAATGAACACCTTGCTAAAGATTGCGACGAGATCCAAAAGATGTGGCCTTCGGTTTCTGAGGTGGAATGGAACCTATTCAAGGAGCATGGCAAAACCCTTGAAGTCAAGGTGATGGAAAATGAAGTAGAATATGCAAGCACGAAAGGCAACACCATCAGAAGTCGTGGTTACCTAGGGAAGAGGTTGAAGTGCGTCAAGCAAGATGTTGAGTTTGTTGCGGCGGCACACTAAACCCCTTCAAGCATTTCCAAAACCCGTGCCATAACGATTTCATCAGCGCCTGATACCATTAGGATGAGgagaataagaaagaggtactcTTGGACAAAACAACAACTAAATTCAAGGAACTCTTCGTATTAGCCCGCATATATTTCTCCGAGATAAAGAGCAAATCAAGGTATTCTGCCATCTGTAGTTATAGAAGGCTTTAAAATGTTGTCGGGTTCCCAAGCCTTCAGCAGTTATAGGCAATCGGTTTCATTAGTCTTTGCAGGGTGTTTCCAACATCCCTCAATAGATTGTGGTGTTTGCTCCCCGATGTTGGCCTTCCTTTTTCCATCACTCACCACATCATCCACCTCCATGTTGTCCCCACTTCTCCTATTTCTCACACGAACCTCAAGAGGATGTTGATCCCCTTTTAAACCTTTCCTCTTTTGTCTCTGGAACTTACTGCACTGCTTCCCTTCTCCATTATTCTTTGGAACATTTTCATTCCCCCTTCCCACCCCGGTTCCCCGCATGCAGATCCTCTCCACCCAAAGCCCCTACACTTCTCCCTTTACCAGGCATATTCAAATCCGTTTTGTTCGAGCCCTTAACTTCCTCCGACCCTCCAGTATTTTGTATCTCACTCAGCTTTGTAACCCCAAAGGTCGGTTGTTTCCCACTCCCACTAGTTCCATCCTTCACCTCTCCTGCAGGCGACAGTGATTTAAGTGGGATAAGCACCTCCCGGTATGCTCCAACCTTCCCCTTATGGTCCCCAAGAGTCAGTGGTTTATTTTTCCTCCAAGCATCCTTGTTAGTATGCAAGTTTCTTTTGAATGAGCCAATGTTAAAACTCTTCCCGCTCCCTCCACTTCTTCCACCCAGAAGCTCATCCCTCACACAAATTTCCTTGGCCCGTGTCACTCTCCCTACGGGGTATAGAAGCTTTCATCCATGCTCTGTATTAGGGTTCCTCCCCTTTTTCTCAACTTGATGTTGCACTAATTATTTACATGGCCGAGCCTCCCACATGTGAAGCAAAGATCAAGCAGGAACTCATACTGAAACCTACACCAGAGGAACACATCAGTTTTATCATCACTCCCCCATTCCCCGTCCTCTTCATCCTCCTCTATCATGAAACCTCGCATAAGGGGCTCCTAGATATCTAGACGAACCTTAACTCTAAGGAATTTGCCAATTGCCACCTCGTTTACACCCACATACACTTCCAGAGTCTCCCCTATGAAACCTCTGACGACTTCGCTTGCATCCCGACACATCTTACCGAGGGTAGGTTGAAGATCCTCACGCACACCACACAGACACCCATTTGCAATTCATATTCAGCAAAGTTTTACTCGGGACAAAATCCTTCACCACTAAGAGTGCCTTACCTGATTTACATGGCCCATCCTCAAGTATTTTTCTCTTCCTTGTCGGCTGGTGAAACGTGAACAAGAAGATGTTCTCTCCCATGTCTTTGCAGTCCAAACCCCTCATAGAGCATCATACTCTAGCTAGAGCATTGGCTAGTGCCTCTGCGTGAGCCAGCTTATCTAACAGGATCTTTGATATGGCTTGTGGCTCCACAACACACACCTTTCCTCCCCCTcccggccccctcctccttctcctccttccagATGATCTTCCTCCCCTTGCTCTCCATCTCCAACAATTTTGGACTCTTCATTAATCCTTTTACCGACCCATGGTCCCCGAGCACCCTCCAATGAAACGCCAGACGAAACTAGGTTTGGTGTGGGTGGTGTACGATCGTGCGCCCTAGCACACACGAAATGATTATGGTGGAGGGAGGGATGGGTAACTAGATCTTGGTACAGCCCTTGATAGGATTTGATCTATGCGGCAGAAACCCTAAGACATGACGATCGCCTATCCTATTGCTAGAGTAACCAACCGTCACATGAGATACAGACTTGGGATGGAGCATTAGTTACCTGCTTCTATATTAGCAACACCTTCGCCTTGTACGTTCGTGCAGTACACTTCAACGTATTGGACCATtataaaaacatttttttagacATACCATTAAAAAACCATGCCATAGAAAGAAAAGAACCTCACTCGAGCGCTCTGTTCCGCTCGTGACGAGTCGCCACGCGGCGGCCTGCAGCACCCTCCCAGGAAAAAGGACGAATAAAAAACCGGCTGCCCAAAAACCGGGGATGGGCCTGGCCCATGAGACACGCGCCTAGTTTGTTGACGCTACTGGGAGACAGCGCCTAGCCGACGAGAGACAGCCGACACCGACAGTCCCCACTCTCgaatcccgccgccgccgccgtcgccgtcgccgccaaTGGAAGAGCTGCGCCGGCCGCCCGAGTTCGACCACATGTTCACGGACGAGGCGTGGGCCAACATGACCCAGGACACGCGGCGTCGGATCGTCGACATCTCGTGCCGGGTGGAAGAGGAGCCCACCGAAGAGGAGCGCCGCATCCACGATGAGCTCATCGTCGGCGGCGGCAGCATcagctaccccccccccccccccccccccccccccccccccccgaccccTCCCTCCTCCCCGATGGTAGGCGCACACCTCCTCTCTACTCGCTAGGGACCTCCTCCGAGAAATTCAATTCTTTTTTCATATAGTACTCCAGTAGTTACCCTAACCCTACACTGAGCCCATGTTCCCAACACGCAACATTAAGCCCAGTGTGTTAATAAGCTGGCCTAGGTCTCGAATCCTTCACGACCACATCACCCCAGGTCCCAAACGATAGGGGGCACTAGAAATTTGACATTTTTTAACATTTACCTACTGTACATGGGTTCATTTTACATGTTTGTGATGTTTGTATCTGATAGTTTGATATGGGTACCAGCAAAGTATCTCATTTTTCATTGTTCACGGACGGACGGATGCAGATTTTGAGGGTCCAATTGAGTCACTTGGCCGTCCGTGGAGGATCTTCGTGGATCCAGATGCTGTTCGTGAGGTCTTGAAATCCGCAGAAGAATATCACTGGCAAATGGAGCGACGTGACAGGGAAGGGGTACTGCAAGGGCTGCATTACGCTGAAAGTGTTGGCTGTAGCACCTCTGGCACTGAGGATGTGCTGCTATTCGACCAGGTATGTGTATGCTGCTCGTTAGTTTAAGCAATGTCACGGTCGCATGCCTTGCACTCTCTCATGGATTGGTAACACTAGTGTCTTTTTGCCTACTGCCTGAAGCTTATTCAAGGCATTCTACTTTGATAGTGCACAGATTGGACTATGAATCCTATTCAGAAGCAAACAATACGAGTTGTAACTGCCCACAGATGCTTGTGTTGCCAACATCCTGCTTTCTTGTTTGTCTAATTCAAATGTCACCGCTGCTAAAATGCTGCTTATTGTCTATCTTCAAATATCTCACATTTATTTTGTCTCTGCAGTTGATGGGTGTGGTTGAAGAGCTCTCTGAGCGTGTAGCGACTATGGAGAAGAAACAGGTCTGTTTTCAAATGATGTACCATGTTCAAATGCCTTATGTATGTTACACTGAACCTTTGGATCTTAAAGATTAGGAAACAATAAGATGTTTGTCATCCTTCTAACTCATGATGAAATGGAATTTGCTCATATATGAAAAAGTTCTTACGTGTAGTTAACTTTTCAGGTAGACTGTAGTTTAAACAAGTTTACTATCTTCTTATGTGGAGGGTCAAACAGTTTTTAAATGTTGGAAACCCTTTACTAATTAGCTTCctttggtgttatgttcctgatATTTTGGCATAATTGAATGCAGGCTTGCTCCATCGACAAAGTCAAATACCTACGTGGAGAAAATGGCAGGTTACTGAAAAAAGTTGTTGAGCTGAATGGCACTGTGAAGAACCTGAATTCTCAAATAGACCCTTTACCCCTAGATGATTCAGTAAACCAGTTGATTAAACAGTGTTTGGGTTCAGACGTCATTTATCTTGTTGGTGGTCTAGATGACATGTTTTGTCCATCGTCAGTAGGTTTCTCATGCTTTTCGCCCTCCCTGGACGTACTAATACCTATGAAACCAATGCCGGATGAAAGGCTTTTTAACTCTACTGTTGCCTTAGACAACAGAATATTTGTTCTGGGCGGTGCTGATCATCCGTATGGAAGCAGCATTGATGCAGGTGCTGATCATTTTTATGTTTACCTTCCCAAAATCTTTCTGGTTGCCGTTTCTGCCCTAATATGTGCTTTTAATCTTTATCATGAAGTTTGCTGTTATGACACAACCTCTGATGATTGGACCCTATGCCCACCAATGACCCGTGCAAAGGCAAACCTTGCCGGAGTTAGTTTGTGTGGGAAAATTTATGCATTTGGTGGTGGAGATGGTTCTGAATCTTTTCTTGATGTTGAGGTCTTCGATCCTGCATATGGGAAGTGGATAAAGAATCAGCCTATGCTGAAAAAGGTATAGCTACCTACATTTTTAACATATCATCCTTGATTCAGTTTACCGTTATTAAGTAATGGTTTGATTTGATCTTGGGTTTGCTGTATATGTTGCAgagcaagaaaataaaattaccagtGATTTGATAGTACTCTACCCAGAAGAAGGAAATAATGTGGTGTTTTTCTTCAGAAAAAAATGTGGTTACTGATTAACTAGCTTGTTAGTTACTGGGTTTTCATTTGAGATAGTAAAAAATTTAGAATTGCTTCAAACTCTTAGCTATTAGTCTACATCGTTTATTTGCTTTCATTTTGCAAATTTCCTTATCGTTGACAACAGTCTTTACCATCTTTTTACTTTTTACAATGTACCTAAACCTCGCCTGAAACAAGGACAAGTCGTGGAGAGATATAATCTGCTCAAGGAAATGCATACTTTTATAGTGCTCTCAAAATGCCATCTTATTTTTCTACTTACTAGTTTGGTTTCTTACTTAGTTCTTTATAATGTTGCTCTGGGATATGATTTTGTACCTATGTAGGATGTGATGATTTCTTTTATCTGAATAACTTATCCCACTTGGTCCTCAGCGCTCTGCTCTAGCTGGTGTGAAACTCAATGGTGCGATTTATGCGGTTGGTGGATATGCTGGTATTGAAACTTGGAGGTGATGTCCTTTTGCTGCCTGTATGTAGAGCTACTGTTACAAACTCATGTTGATTAATGACTTTGTGAATCCCATGCGAATCCTCTATTTAAAAAGGTGGATAAATAATTGGCTTAAAGTTAAAGTACTGTACACTGAATGACTAGTGTAAATCTGTAATCAACTGAATCGTTTCTTTAGACTTAAGCACTTAATCTACTGATTATCAGGGATACAATCAGACCGTAACCCATGAATCATTTCACAATGCTCATTAGACTATTTCCTATGGCTTTCATGGTGGTGAACTTGTTGTTGAAGTGAGAATAATACATGGACTTTTTTGGCTAACATTATGGTGTTGGTTGCCAGCTGCGCTGAGAGACTTGATCCTAGGGAACCTCACTGGAAAATGCTCCCAACGATGAGTACACAAAAATGCTTCCATACGCTGGCAGTTCTTGATGAGAAGATGTAAGTATGGAGCTAGCTCTTTCTTACAACTTAGGAGGATCCACCAAAACTTGCCTCCAAGCATTGTTGATGGTGTAGTCATGAGTTGCAGATACCTAACTTGTCTTGCCATTTGTTGCTTTCAGATACTCGATTGGTGGTTACAATCCTGAGGCTAGAGCAGGGGTGGCCACTGTTGAGCTGTACGACCCAAGGATGCCATCATGGGTGGCAGTCGAACCAATGAAGTATATAGTTATAGACGTGGTAGGTAGCTACACCAAGATCTATGCTTGCATCAGTAAATCTATCAAGCATCAGATTGCTAATGTCCAAATTGTATATAGTTATAGAacatactactccctccgtaaagaaatataagagcatttagatcactaaagtagtgatctaaacactcttatatttctttacagagggagtagtaaacTTGTGGTTGCATTGCATGTATGTATGTGTGTCAGTGTGGAAACTCCTGATGTATGAACTTGTCTGTTCTTATTCTTATAATTTTGACTAACTAACAGTTGGAACCTTTATGTTGGATAAACTTGTCAGGTAGAGTGCTACAGTGAAGGGCGTGGTTGGGTGAATACAGCGCTCAAATCAATCGGCAGGAGAAGCCATTGTTCTGCCATTGTCTACTGACTTGGTTGCAGATGCTTTACAGTGGCCCAGCAAGTCTACTTGCTAGTAATGCATCAGAAAGTTTCCTATATGTACTGAAAACTGGAGTGAGCTCAATTTGGCAAAAGCCCTCTTTTTCTGTAAGGGAGGAAACTCTAGTCCCTCTAATCCAGTTTCAGATCCCAGTCCGAGCTCTTATCTTATCTGAAACAAAAGCAAGAAGACGGCAGCGCATGGTGAACACCAAAAGTATTTTGCTCTAGAATTTTCCCTAGCTTAGGGTTTTCTACCTAACAGTATCTTCCTATGATTACCTTGGTTATCCGAGAACCTTTTTCTCAAAGTAAAGAGCTAGGACAAGCTTGCAATATGGCTAAGGGAGATATTTGGAACACAGTTTAATTAAGCATTATATGAGGAATAAGTGTAATAGCGTCTCAGTTCTTGTATTTGATTGGCTTCTCTGATTTCATATCATAAGTGTCAAACACAAGTTCTTCTTCCTTCTCTCTCATTTCTACTTACAGAGATAAAACACACGAGTTACATTGAATTTGAATTGCGTCTGGCTTAAAAAAACTTCTTTGCTGATTTCATAAGAGCGCCAAACATAATTCATTTATGAAAAACATTTCAATTATATGTCAGGTTTAAttttttttataatttcagaAATTCATAGACAGACTATTTTGGGCAAGTTTCACAAAGTTTGCCAGAACTGGCATTAGCACTATATGATCAGCAGACCAGAAATAAGTGCCCCTTCAAATACACGAATAAGTGACATTGACCATTCATATAACTTCTAATGAGCATCTACTAAATGATCAACCATGTAATCGTCA from Triticum urartu cultivar G1812 chromosome 3, Tu2.1, whole genome shotgun sequence encodes:
- the LOC125545889 gene encoding kelch-like protein 17, translated to MTRAKANLAGVSLCGKIYAFGGGDGSESFLDVEVFDPAYGKWIKNQPMLKKRSALAGVKLNGAIYAVGGYAGIETWSCAERLDPREPHWKMLPTMSTQKCFHTLAVLDEKIYSIGGYNPEARAGVATVELYDPRMPSWVAVEPMKYIVIDVVECYSEGRGWVNTALKSIGRRSHCSAIVY